A region of Beijerinckia sp. 28-YEA-48 DNA encodes the following proteins:
- a CDS encoding trypsin-like serine protease, whose amino-acid sequence MKSARLLLAALCVLSIPTSSEALVGPSQDGGVLAAHTVMLLKRSGKASGFCTGVVLTRDIILTAGHCAHGASDLAAYVNEGGTPAVIPANGSVIHPEFRADAVKTRQRSIDLALVRLSKPLPASFSPIQLSSRQSVSVGDTFRIAGFGLTREGDGRSAGTLRSGVIAARAPLSSILLWAEDPRRGGFGACTGDSGGPIFSDDGSEVVAITVWSRGSGGKQCGELTQGALVGPQRAWINEAMTRLAR is encoded by the coding sequence ATGAAATCCGCCCGCCTGCTGCTGGCCGCCCTGTGCGTGCTCTCGATCCCCACGTCCAGCGAAGCGCTCGTCGGCCCCTCGCAGGACGGTGGTGTGCTGGCCGCCCATACCGTGATGCTGCTGAAACGCTCGGGCAAAGCATCCGGTTTCTGCACCGGCGTGGTGCTGACGCGCGACATCATCCTCACCGCCGGCCATTGCGCCCATGGCGCCAGCGACCTCGCGGCCTATGTCAACGAAGGCGGCACTCCGGCGGTCATTCCCGCCAATGGCTCGGTGATCCATCCGGAATTTCGCGCCGATGCGGTCAAGACGCGGCAGCGCTCCATCGATCTGGCGCTCGTGCGCCTGTCGAAGCCGCTGCCGGCGTCGTTCTCCCCCATCCAATTGTCGTCCCGGCAGTCGGTCTCGGTCGGCGATACATTCCGCATCGCCGGCTTTGGCCTGACGCGTGAAGGCGACGGACGTTCAGCGGGCACGTTGCGCAGCGGCGTCATCGCCGCGCGCGCGCCACTGTCGTCGATCCTGCTCTGGGCCGAGGACCCACGACGCGGCGGCTTCGGCGCCTGCACAGGCGATTCCGGCGGCCCGATCTTTTCAGACGACGGCAGCGAAGTCGTCGCCATCACCGTCTGGTCGCGCGGCAGCGGCGGCAAACAGTGCGGTGAACTCACGCAAGGCGCGCTTGTCGGCCCACAGCGCGCTTGGATCAATGAAGCTATGACCCGGTTGGCACGCTGA
- a CDS encoding PBP1A family penicillin-binding protein, producing MFDDFQTTGLGQKIARALLAFDAWINSSLYESGQQARQRYDTFVAFMDRFHVSGWRKVGVELACETLTLGLAGAVLMLALAVPAFNETSDEDWLKKQDLAVVFLDRYGEEVGRRGIKHDDSLPLEQVPDFLIQAVLATEDRRFFEHYGIDPIGTLRAFTVNARSSGVVQGGSTITQQLAKNLFLSNERSIERKVKEAFLALWLETRLTKNEILKLYLDRAYMGGGAFGVQAAADFYFGKSLREINLAEAAMLAGLFKAPTKFAPHVNLPAARARANDVLQNLVDSGFMTEGQVFIARKNPATPVDRHRAASPDWYLDWAFEEVKKLAQAGKFGDDRVLTVRTALDSGIQHQSEKVLEDNLRQFGKQYRVKQGAIVVLEPNGAVRAIVGGRDYGASQFNRATDALRQPGSSFKPYVYLAALLTNKFKPSTIVTDGPVCIGNWCPKNYGGGYAGSMPLISALTRSINTIAVKLSIAIGDGSPKAGRAKIVELARRMGITSPLTDTPSLPIGAGEVTPLEHANAYAVFANGGKRAPAFAIVDVHNSRGDLIYHHDAEAAMTQVVPPAKIAEMNTMLMSVVENGTGRRAILPGIKVGGKTGTTNGYKDAWFMGFTGNYVGAVWYGNDEPTSMNNMTGGTLPAQTWHDVMEFAHQGIELKPLYSAPPPSPEAIAAALSRGSGQGTALGQPQRPVTLSRKSTETLGALENLLRTSAERQRKVDATPVHDDGTMLRLGSAKPPQMLTR from the coding sequence GTGTTTGACGATTTTCAGACCACAGGCCTTGGCCAGAAGATTGCCCGCGCGCTTCTGGCCTTTGACGCGTGGATCAATTCGAGCCTCTACGAAAGTGGCCAGCAGGCGCGCCAGCGCTATGACACCTTTGTCGCCTTCATGGACCGGTTCCACGTCTCGGGCTGGCGCAAGGTTGGCGTTGAACTCGCTTGCGAGACCCTGACCTTGGGTCTGGCCGGCGCGGTGCTGATGCTGGCGCTCGCCGTCCCGGCCTTCAACGAGACCAGCGACGAGGATTGGCTGAAGAAGCAGGACCTCGCCGTCGTCTTCCTCGATCGCTATGGCGAGGAAGTCGGCCGACGCGGCATCAAGCACGACGACTCGCTGCCGCTCGAACAGGTGCCCGACTTCCTGATCCAGGCCGTGCTCGCCACCGAGGACCGGCGTTTCTTCGAACATTACGGCATCGACCCGATCGGCACTTTACGCGCCTTCACTGTCAACGCCCGTTCGTCCGGTGTCGTGCAGGGCGGCTCGACCATCACCCAGCAGCTGGCGAAGAATCTCTTCCTCAGCAATGAGCGTTCGATCGAGCGCAAGGTGAAGGAGGCTTTCCTGGCGCTGTGGCTGGAAACCCGCCTCACCAAGAACGAAATCCTCAAACTCTATCTCGATCGCGCCTATATGGGCGGCGGCGCATTCGGCGTGCAGGCAGCGGCTGATTTCTACTTCGGCAAGTCGCTGCGCGAGATCAATCTTGCTGAAGCCGCCATGCTGGCTGGCCTGTTCAAGGCGCCAACCAAATTCGCGCCGCACGTCAATTTGCCGGCAGCGCGGGCCCGCGCCAATGACGTTCTGCAGAATCTCGTCGACTCCGGCTTCATGACCGAAGGCCAGGTGTTCATCGCGCGCAAGAATCCCGCCACACCCGTCGATCGCCATCGCGCCGCCTCGCCCGACTGGTATCTCGATTGGGCCTTTGAAGAAGTGAAAAAGCTAGCGCAAGCCGGCAAGTTTGGCGACGATCGCGTGCTCACCGTGCGTACCGCGCTCGACAGCGGCATCCAGCACCAATCCGAGAAAGTGCTGGAAGACAATCTGCGCCAATTTGGCAAACAGTATCGCGTCAAGCAGGGCGCCATCGTCGTACTTGAGCCCAACGGCGCCGTGCGCGCCATCGTTGGCGGCCGCGACTATGGTGCCAGTCAGTTCAACCGCGCCACCGACGCGTTGCGCCAGCCCGGCTCTTCGTTCAAACCCTATGTCTATCTGGCGGCTTTGCTGACCAATAAATTTAAGCCCTCGACCATCGTCACCGATGGCCCAGTATGCATTGGCAATTGGTGCCCGAAGAATTACGGCGGCGGCTATGCCGGATCGATGCCGCTGATCTCGGCGCTGACACGCTCGATCAATACGATCGCGGTGAAACTGTCGATCGCCATCGGCGACGGCTCGCCCAAGGCTGGCCGTGCCAAGATCGTCGAACTGGCGCGGCGCATGGGCATCACCTCGCCTTTGACCGACACACCGTCCCTGCCGATTGGCGCTGGCGAAGTGACGCCGCTCGAACATGCCAATGCCTATGCGGTGTTCGCCAATGGTGGTAAGCGCGCCCCGGCCTTCGCCATCGTCGATGTGCACAATTCGCGCGGCGACCTCATCTATCACCACGATGCGGAAGCGGCGATGACACAGGTGGTGCCACCGGCCAAGATCGCCGAAATGAATACGATGCTGATGTCGGTGGTGGAGAACGGCACGGGCCGTCGCGCCATCCTGCCGGGCATCAAGGTCGGCGGCAAGACCGGCACCACCAATGGCTATAAGGACGCCTGGTTCATGGGCTTCACCGGCAATTACGTCGGCGCCGTCTGGTACGGCAACGACGAGCCGACCTCGATGAACAATATGACGGGCGGCACCCTGCCGGCGCAAACCTGGCACGATGTGATGGAGTTCGCCCATCAGGGGATCGAGCTGAAGCCACTCTACAGCGCACCGCCGCCAAGCCCCGAAGCCATCGCCGCGGCGCTGTCGCGCGGCAGCGGTCAGGGTACCGCCCTTGGGCAACCGCAACGGCCGGTGACGCTATCGCGCAAATCAACCGAGACGCTCGGCGCGCTGGAAAACCTTCTGCGCACCTCGGCTGAACGCCAGCGCAAGGTCGACGCAACGCCGGTGCACGACGATGGCACGATGCTGCGCCTCGGGTCGGCGAAACCACCGCAGATGCTGACCCGCTGA
- a CDS encoding NAD(P)/FAD-dependent oxidoreductase: MTAAGGVRQALIIGAGFGGIGMAIRLKRAGIDDFVILERADGVGGVWHANRYPGAACDVESHLYSYSFETNFDWERPHGTRREILRYFDHCLRKYAILPHIRFNTPVETATFDEEQSIWNVRTRNGETLRARSLISACGLFNTPAIPKLAGIEGFAGEVFHSAAWNEDFVSHGRRIAVIGTGCSTAQFVPEIVGDAARLVVFQRTPAFVGPKAEAAYSARQRRLYRLLPILRRLDRLSIFRRYEQLYRIHEDPAFRAERGRDTRAFVERQVSNPQKRQKLTPTYDAGCKRGVRSGSFLKALDRDHVDVVTEPIERVHAHAIETRDGALHPVDTIIYGTGFTPSNYLSTFELRGLGGLTLSEAWKDGPEAYLGITMNGFPNFFMIYGPNTNAPASIIYIIECQIDYILKCVQALAKGQLRQMHVDAQTQATFNADLQAQLRSTAWASGCMSYFMTAAGKIVTQWPGASRSYWMRTRRLKMKDYQTTR, encoded by the coding sequence ATGACGGCCGCAGGCGGCGTCAGACAGGCGCTTATTATCGGCGCCGGTTTCGGCGGCATCGGCATGGCGATCCGCCTCAAACGCGCCGGCATCGACGATTTCGTCATCCTCGAACGCGCCGATGGCGTTGGTGGCGTCTGGCATGCCAATCGTTATCCGGGCGCGGCCTGCGATGTCGAATCGCATCTCTATTCCTATTCTTTTGAGACCAATTTCGATTGGGAACGGCCGCACGGCACACGCCGCGAGATCCTGCGCTATTTCGATCACTGCCTGCGCAAATACGCCATCCTGCCGCATATCCGCTTCAACACACCTGTCGAAACAGCGACCTTCGATGAAGAACAAAGCATCTGGAACGTGCGGACGCGAAACGGCGAAACCCTGCGCGCCCGATCACTGATCTCGGCTTGCGGTCTTTTCAACACGCCCGCGATTCCAAAACTCGCTGGCATCGAAGGGTTTGCAGGCGAGGTTTTCCACTCAGCTGCCTGGAACGAGGACTTCGTTTCCCACGGTCGCCGCATCGCCGTGATCGGCACGGGCTGCAGCACCGCGCAATTCGTTCCCGAAATCGTCGGGGATGCGGCGCGGCTGGTCGTCTTCCAACGCACGCCTGCCTTTGTCGGACCAAAGGCGGAGGCAGCCTACAGCGCCCGCCAGCGCCGCCTCTACCGACTGCTGCCGATCCTGCGACGTCTCGACCGGCTCAGCATTTTCCGCCGCTACGAGCAGCTCTATCGCATCCATGAAGATCCGGCGTTCCGCGCCGAACGCGGCAGGGACACGCGCGCTTTCGTCGAGCGCCAAGTCAGCAATCCGCAAAAGCGACAAAAACTCACCCCCACCTATGATGCCGGCTGCAAGAGAGGCGTGCGCTCAGGAAGCTTTCTGAAGGCGCTCGATCGCGATCATGTCGACGTGGTCACGGAGCCAATCGAGCGCGTCCATGCCCATGCCATCGAAACCAGGGACGGCGCTCTCCATCCCGTCGACACAATCATCTATGGAACGGGTTTCACACCTTCCAATTACCTTTCGACATTTGAGCTGCGCGGGCTCGGCGGCCTCACCCTGAGCGAGGCCTGGAAAGACGGTCCCGAAGCCTATTTGGGCATCACCATGAACGGCTTTCCAAACTTCTTCATGATCTACGGCCCCAACACCAATGCGCCCGCCTCGATCATCTACATCATCGAATGCCAGATCGATTACATCTTGAAATGCGTTCAGGCCCTCGCGAAGGGCCAACTGCGCCAGATGCACGTCGATGCGCAAACCCAGGCGACCTTTAACGCAGATCTGCAAGCCCAGCTGCGATCAACCGCCTGGGCCAGCGGCTGCATGAGCTATTTCATGACCGCCGCGGGCAAGATCGTCACGCAGTGGCCAGGGGCGAGCCGCAGTTATTGGATGCGCACCCGCCGCCTGAAGATGAAAGACTACCAAACCACGCGCTGA
- a CDS encoding YcgN family cysteine cluster protein: MAAKTAPAATKPFWKKGLDALSRAEWESLCDGCGRCCLVKLEDEDTGKIHFTDVVCRLFEEKSCRCSDYPGRKAKVPDCIKLTPTRLREIKWLPPTCAYRLVDEGKDLYPWHHLISGSRETVHTAGVSVRGRAGPSEDDLSDDDLLDHIVRWPGKVPPPRKF; encoded by the coding sequence ATGGCTGCAAAAACCGCGCCCGCGGCGACCAAGCCATTTTGGAAAAAGGGCCTTGATGCCCTCAGCCGGGCCGAGTGGGAGTCCCTCTGCGACGGCTGTGGTCGTTGTTGCCTCGTCAAGCTTGAGGATGAGGACACCGGTAAGATCCATTTCACCGATGTGGTGTGCCGGCTGTTCGAGGAAAAGTCCTGCCGCTGCTCAGATTATCCTGGCCGCAAGGCGAAGGTGCCCGATTGCATCAAGCTGACGCCGACCCGGCTGCGCGAGATCAAATGGCTGCCGCCGACCTGCGCCTATCGCCTGGTCGACGAGGGCAAGGACCTCTATCCCTGGCATCACCTGATTTCTGGATCGCGCGAGACCGTGCACACGGCCGGCGTCTCGGTGCGCGGCCGGGCTGGGCCGTCTGAGGACGACTTGTCGGACGATGATCTGCTCGACCACATCGTCCGCTGGCCCGGCAAAGTGCCGCCACCGCGGAAGTTTTAG
- a CDS encoding response regulator transcription factor → MRLLVIEDDKDLNRQLVAALEQAGYAVDTTFDGEEGHFLGESEPYDAIILDIGLPKKDGITILEEWRAAGRKTPVLMLTARDRWSDKVEGFDAGADDYVAKPFHMEEVLARLRALVRRAAGHATSELVCGPVRLDTKAGRVVVDGNPIRLTSHEYRLLAYLMHHAGRIVSRTELVEHLYDQDFDRDSNTIEVFVGRLRKKLGVEVLQTIRGLGYLIAPPGEPPASPAKSSR, encoded by the coding sequence TTGCGACTGCTTGTTATTGAGGACGACAAGGATCTGAATCGTCAGCTTGTCGCCGCCCTGGAACAGGCGGGCTATGCGGTCGACACGACGTTCGACGGCGAGGAAGGCCATTTCCTTGGCGAGAGCGAGCCCTATGACGCGATCATCCTCGACATCGGCCTGCCGAAGAAGGATGGCATCACCATTCTGGAAGAGTGGCGCGCCGCTGGCCGCAAGACACCAGTGCTGATGCTGACCGCGCGCGACCGCTGGAGCGACAAGGTCGAAGGCTTCGATGCCGGCGCTGACGATTATGTCGCCAAGCCCTTCCATATGGAGGAAGTGCTGGCGCGTCTGCGCGCTCTGGTGCGCCGCGCCGCTGGCCATGCGACCAGCGAACTGGTCTGCGGCCCGGTGCGGCTCGACACCAAGGCGGGCCGGGTGGTCGTTGATGGCAATCCGATCCGGCTCACCTCCCATGAATATCGGCTGCTCGCCTATCTGATGCATCACGCCGGCCGCATCGTTTCGCGCACCGAACTGGTCGAACATCTTTACGATCAGGATTTCGATCGCGACTCGAACACGATCGAGGTCTTCGTCGGCCGTCTGCGCAAAAAGCTTGGCGTCGAAGTTCTGCAGACGATCCGTGGCCTGGGCTATCTGATCGCGCCGCCGGGCGAGCCGCCGGCCTCTCCGGCCAAATCGAGCAGATAG
- a CDS encoding acetyl-CoA C-acyltransferase, protein MSASDPVVIVSAVRTPLGRFLGDLSPVEAPALGAQAIKAALERATLAPDQIDEVLMGCVLPAGQGQAPARQAARSAHLPDQVGATTINKVCGSGMKATMLAHDLILAGSANIALAGGMESMSNAPYLLAKGRSGYRVGHDRIFDHMMLDGLEDAYERGRPMGDFGEAAVQAYQFTRADQDAYATETLTRARHAVESGAFKSEITPVAVPGKGGDRLVDTDEHPLKVSPEKIPTLKPAFRADGTITAASASANADGAAALILMRRSQADRLHLSVLAEIKAHATHSQEPAWYTTAPIPAIRKLLDKTGWSVDDVDLFEINEAFAVVAMAAAKDLSIARDRLNVNGGACALGHPIGATGARLIVTLLHALAARDLKRGVAALCIGGGEATAIAIERVH, encoded by the coding sequence ATGTCCGCGTCCGATCCGGTCGTCATTGTTTCCGCCGTGCGCACGCCTCTTGGCCGTTTTCTCGGCGACTTGTCGCCTGTCGAAGCGCCTGCCCTGGGCGCCCAGGCCATCAAGGCTGCGCTCGAACGCGCCACATTGGCGCCAGATCAGATCGACGAAGTGCTGATGGGCTGCGTTTTGCCCGCAGGCCAGGGGCAGGCGCCGGCGCGGCAGGCGGCTCGCAGCGCGCATCTGCCCGATCAGGTGGGCGCCACGACCATCAACAAGGTCTGCGGCTCCGGCATGAAGGCCACCATGCTGGCGCATGATCTCATTCTGGCGGGATCGGCGAATATCGCGCTGGCTGGCGGCATGGAATCCATGTCCAACGCGCCGTATCTCCTGGCCAAGGGCCGCAGCGGCTATCGCGTCGGCCACGATCGCATCTTCGATCACATGATGCTCGATGGGCTGGAAGATGCTTATGAGCGCGGTCGTCCGATGGGCGACTTTGGCGAGGCCGCTGTGCAGGCCTATCAATTTACCCGCGCCGACCAGGACGCTTATGCCACCGAGACATTGACGCGGGCGCGCCATGCGGTTGAAAGCGGCGCGTTCAAGTCCGAGATCACGCCCGTGGCGGTGCCTGGCAAGGGCGGTGATCGCCTTGTCGATACCGATGAACATCCGCTGAAAGTGTCACCGGAGAAGATTCCAACGCTCAAGCCGGCGTTTCGTGCCGATGGCACGATCACCGCCGCAAGCGCCTCGGCCAATGCCGATGGCGCGGCGGCATTGATCTTGATGCGGCGCTCGCAAGCCGATCGCCTGCATCTGTCTGTCCTCGCCGAGATCAAGGCCCATGCCACCCATAGCCAGGAGCCGGCCTGGTATACGACAGCGCCGATTCCGGCGATCCGCAAACTGCTCGATAAGACCGGCTGGTCGGTCGACGATGTCGATCTCTTCGAGATCAACGAGGCCTTCGCTGTCGTCGCCATGGCCGCTGCCAAGGATCTCAGTATCGCGCGCGATCGGCTGAACGTGAATGGCGGTGCTTGCGCGCTCGGGCATCCGATTGGCGCCACTGGTGCTCGCTTAATCGTTACGCTGCTGCATGCTTTGGCGGCGCGTGATCTCAAGCGCGGCGTCGCGGCTTTGTGCATCGGGGGTGGCGAAGCCACCGCGATTGCGATCGAGCGTGTGCACTAA
- a CDS encoding ATP-binding protein — translation MALLRRDALSIPTRLFLSAAFWSILLLLIAGAGLVAAFRQTTEQAFDDRLSVYLKALVADVALSGDEAPTSPGQLGEPLFELTRSGWYWQVTRMDGATPQMRASRSLFASRLPRLADIGVRADQTGLRKGYIEGPDGRNLRMIERVIDVGDDGTYLVQVAATNEDVLLEIRKFTLTLALAFAILALALVGTTALQVRFGLRPLRLLSGEVAAIRRGDGEKIAGAYPQDLAPLAGELNLLIASNREVVERSRTQVGNLAHALKTPLSVISNEAATDASPLGGKVLEQVEVMRDQVTYYLDRARLAARSSVIGAITEIEPSLDALMRTFEKLHTRVDFDFDGAPGLRFRGERQDFEDMTGNLIDNAGKWATSQVAVRARRLADGFIEVSVEDDGPGLPPERREEAMARGRRLDETKPGSGLGLSIVADLARVYGGTLRLEEASMGGLRAVLRLPAG, via the coding sequence ATGGCTCTGCTACGCCGCGATGCGCTGTCGATCCCGACCCGCCTTTTTCTGTCCGCTGCTTTCTGGAGCATCCTGCTTCTGCTGATCGCCGGCGCTGGCCTGGTGGCCGCGTTCCGGCAAACGACGGAGCAGGCTTTCGACGATCGCCTGTCGGTCTACCTGAAGGCTCTGGTCGCCGATGTGGCGCTGAGCGGCGATGAAGCGCCGACAAGCCCTGGTCAGTTGGGCGAGCCCCTGTTCGAACTTACCCGCTCGGGCTGGTATTGGCAGGTGACGCGCATGGATGGCGCCACGCCGCAGATGCGCGCGTCGCGCTCGCTTTTCGCCTCGCGCCTGCCGCGCTTAGCCGACATCGGCGTGCGTGCCGATCAGACCGGCCTGCGCAAGGGCTATATCGAAGGCCCCGATGGTCGCAATCTGCGCATGATCGAACGGGTCATCGATGTCGGTGATGACGGCACCTATCTGGTTCAGGTGGCCGCCACCAACGAGGATGTTCTTCTCGAGATTCGTAAGTTCACCCTGACCCTGGCCTTGGCCTTCGCCATCTTGGCCCTGGCGCTCGTCGGCACGACGGCGCTGCAAGTGCGCTTCGGCCTCCGGCCCTTGCGTCTGTTGAGTGGCGAGGTCGCGGCCATTCGCCGGGGCGACGGGGAAAAGATCGCCGGCGCCTATCCACAGGATCTGGCGCCCCTGGCCGGAGAGCTCAACCTGCTCATCGCCTCCAACCGCGAAGTGGTGGAACGCTCGCGCACGCAGGTCGGCAATCTCGCCCATGCGCTGAAGACGCCGCTCAGCGTTATTTCCAACGAGGCGGCGACGGACGCTTCGCCGCTTGGTGGCAAAGTGCTTGAACAGGTCGAGGTGATGCGCGACCAGGTGACCTATTATCTCGATCGCGCCCGGCTCGCCGCCCGCTCCAGTGTCATCGGCGCCATCACCGAAATCGAACCCTCCCTCGATGCCCTGATGCGCACCTTCGAAAAGCTCCACACCCGCGTCGATTTCGATTTCGACGGCGCCCCCGGCCTGCGCTTTCGCGGCGAACGGCAGGATTTCGAGGACATGACCGGCAATCTCATCGACAATGCCGGCAAATGGGCGACGAGCCAGGTCGCCGTGCGCGCCCGCCGGCTGGCGGACGGATTTATCGAGGTCAGCGTCGAAGACGACGGGCCGGGCCTGCCGCCGGAACGGCGGGAGGAGGCCATGGCGCGCGGTCGCCGCCTGGACGAGACCAAGCCGGGCTCGGGCCTCGGCCTCTCCATCGTTGCTGATCTGGCAAGGGTCTATGGCGGCACTTTGCGCCTGGAAGAGGCGTCGATGGGTGGATTACGGGCAGTTTTGCGCCTGCCTGCGGGCTGA
- a CDS encoding PepSY domain-containing protein codes for MQLLLVLAMMGHMSAPPALGAERAVHTCLSPSETRAAVQERKLADPFPMLRNAARNGGGEPLRSRLCRWDDKYVYELALLRRDGKVVRVYLDAVDGKPVSQLPVSQP; via the coding sequence ATGCAACTCCTGCTCGTTTTGGCAATGATGGGTCATATGTCCGCGCCGCCCGCCCTTGGAGCGGAGCGCGCTGTGCACACCTGTCTGTCGCCCTCCGAGACGCGCGCCGCCGTGCAGGAGCGCAAGCTCGCCGATCCTTTTCCCATGCTACGCAATGCCGCCCGCAACGGCGGGGGCGAGCCGCTGCGCTCTCGCCTTTGTCGCTGGGACGACAAATACGTATATGAGCTGGCGCTGCTGCGTCGTGACGGAAAAGTCGTTCGCGTCTATCTGGATGCCGTCGACGGCAAACCGGTTTCTCAGCTGCCGGTTTCGCAGCCCTAG
- a CDS encoding Crp/Fnr family transcriptional regulator, with amino-acid sequence MSAPLPSLPKEMEVLHQVPLFAALLPETFARLAQAARIERHAKGDIIFRQGDVAQSAIVVVDGFVKVSRLSANGDETLIHIFGRGESVGESAVVARDRYSTTAEAVGPAVVVRVPGALFIQMAREFPDLAFAIINEAQAKVISLMDEIEILKVQTADQRVLRFLLSLCPPDTDSCTMRLPYTKGDIAASLGLKQETLSRSFARLKTIGIEIDARQVTVASVRRVEDEIARLNQLV; translated from the coding sequence ATGTCCGCCCCCCTGCCTTCATTGCCCAAGGAAATGGAAGTTTTGCACCAGGTGCCGTTGTTTGCGGCGCTGCTGCCGGAAACTTTCGCGCGGCTGGCACAGGCGGCGCGGATCGAGCGGCATGCCAAGGGCGACATCATTTTCCGCCAGGGCGACGTCGCCCAATCGGCGATTGTCGTGGTGGATGGCTTCGTCAAAGTGTCGCGCCTGTCGGCCAATGGCGATGAAACGCTGATCCATATTTTTGGGCGTGGCGAAAGCGTCGGCGAATCCGCCGTTGTTGCCCGTGATCGTTATTCGACGACGGCGGAGGCCGTGGGCCCGGCTGTTGTCGTGCGCGTGCCTGGCGCGCTCTTCATCCAGATGGCGCGGGAATTTCCCGACCTGGCCTTTGCTATTATCAACGAGGCGCAGGCCAAGGTCATCTCGCTGATGGATGAAATCGAAATCCTGAAAGTGCAGACCGCCGACCAGCGCGTGCTGCGCTTCCTCCTGTCGCTGTGTCCGCCCGACACCGACAGCTGCACCATGCGCCTGCCCTATACCAAGGGCGACATCGCCGCTTCGCTCGGCCTGAAGCAAGAGACGTTGTCGCGCTCCTTCGCGCGGCTGAAGACGATCGGCATTGAGATTGACGCCCGCCAGGTAACTGTCGCCAGCGTGCGCCGCGTCGAAGACGAGATCGCGCGGCTCAACCAGCTCGTGTGA
- a CDS encoding TIM barrel protein, which translates to MNTDSNDLSLAALTILDAGPIGHVRAAAESGFTSVGLRLQPLLPTDLAVVGDAKAMDELVQLIAQTRMRVLEVGVFPLKAGMDLEALGPVLSFSHKLGARYIVCPVEDDDKTRRVETFAALCDFAESCALEVLVEFNPYSACRSLGEAYELVDRAKRPNGKLLIDAFHLSRSGAHPLDLRSVPKELLALVHLCDAEPLPSTPRSVDDLRRESRTARLLPGEGSLWLDELLDVLPAGIPLSIEAPAAKNAHLPATERARLALAATQRLMARRNQGK; encoded by the coding sequence ATGAACACTGACTCAAACGACCTTTCCCTTGCGGCGCTGACCATTCTCGACGCCGGCCCCATCGGCCATGTGCGCGCTGCCGCAGAATCCGGTTTCACCTCGGTTGGCCTGCGCCTGCAGCCGCTACTGCCAACCGACCTGGCCGTGGTTGGCGACGCGAAAGCCATGGACGAACTGGTGCAGTTGATCGCCCAGACACGGATGCGCGTGCTGGAGGTCGGCGTTTTCCCGCTCAAGGCCGGCATGGACCTGGAAGCCCTCGGCCCGGTTCTCAGCTTCAGCCACAAGCTCGGCGCGCGCTATATCGTTTGCCCGGTGGAGGATGACGACAAGACCCGCCGCGTCGAAACCTTCGCGGCCTTGTGCGACTTTGCAGAATCCTGTGCGCTCGAAGTGCTGGTGGAATTCAACCCCTATAGCGCCTGCCGTTCATTGGGCGAGGCTTACGAGCTTGTCGATCGGGCCAAACGACCGAACGGCAAATTGCTTATCGATGCGTTTCACCTGTCGCGTTCAGGCGCGCATCCGCTTGATCTGCGTTCGGTGCCGAAGGAGCTGCTGGCGCTGGTGCATCTGTGCGATGCTGAGCCGCTGCCGTCGACACCGCGCAGCGTCGATGATCTGCGGCGGGAGTCGCGCACCGCCCGTCTGTTGCCGGGCGAAGGCAGTTTGTGGCTCGACGAACTGCTTGATGTCCTCCCTGCCGGGATCCCTCTTAGCATCGAGGCGCCAGCGGCCAAGAACGCGCACCTGCCAGCGACCGAGCGCGCCCGCCTCGCGCTGGCGGCAACACAGCGCCTGATGGCGCGACGCAACCAAGGCAAATAG